From the genome of Streptomyces sp. NBC_00659, one region includes:
- the murD gene encoding UDP-N-acetylmuramoyl-L-alanine--D-glutamate ligase, translating to MGSQEVTNWQGKRVTVAGLGVSGIPAAKVLHGLGALVTVVNDGDDDRARAQAVELEALGVTVRLGDGATLPEGTELIVTAPGWQPDKPLFAAAAEAGVPVWGDVELAWRLRELDGREPAPWLAVTGTNGKTTTVQMLASILKAAGLRTAAVGNIGVSLLDAVLGEEKYDVLAVELSSYQLHWAPSLRAHSGAVLNLAPDHLDWHGSMEAYAADKGRIYEGNRVACVYNVADKATEDLVRAADVEEGCRAVGFTLGAPGPSQLGVVDGILVDRAFVENRQKNAQELAEVSDVTPPAPHNIANALAAAALARAFGVPPRAVRDGLRDFTPDAHRIAHVADVDEVAYVDDSKATNTHAAEASLAAYESIVWIAGGLAKGAAFDELVARSAKRLRGVVLIGADRALIREALARHAPEVPVVDLDRTDTGAMLAAVQEARRLAEPGDTVLLAPACASMDMFANYNKRGDAFAEAVRELGA from the coding sequence ATGGGCAGCCAAGAAGTGACCAACTGGCAGGGGAAGCGCGTCACCGTCGCCGGCCTCGGCGTCTCGGGAATCCCGGCGGCCAAGGTCCTGCACGGCCTCGGAGCGCTCGTCACGGTCGTCAACGACGGCGACGACGACCGGGCCCGTGCGCAGGCCGTGGAGCTGGAGGCGCTCGGCGTCACCGTGCGCCTCGGTGACGGCGCGACCCTGCCCGAGGGCACCGAGCTCATCGTGACCGCGCCCGGCTGGCAGCCGGACAAGCCGCTGTTCGCCGCGGCCGCCGAGGCGGGCGTCCCGGTCTGGGGCGACGTCGAACTCGCCTGGCGGCTGCGGGAGCTGGACGGCAGGGAGCCGGCCCCCTGGCTCGCGGTCACCGGCACCAACGGCAAGACCACGACCGTCCAGATGCTCGCCTCCATCCTGAAGGCGGCGGGCCTGCGCACGGCGGCGGTCGGAAACATCGGGGTCTCCCTCCTCGACGCCGTCCTCGGCGAGGAGAAGTACGACGTCCTCGCGGTCGAACTCTCCAGCTACCAGCTCCACTGGGCGCCCTCGCTGCGCGCCCACTCCGGGGCCGTGCTGAACCTCGCGCCCGACCATCTCGACTGGCACGGCTCCATGGAGGCGTACGCCGCCGACAAGGGCCGTATCTACGAGGGCAATCGGGTCGCGTGCGTCTACAACGTGGCCGACAAGGCCACCGAGGACCTGGTGCGCGCCGCGGACGTCGAGGAGGGCTGCCGCGCCGTCGGCTTCACCCTCGGCGCCCCGGGGCCCTCCCAACTCGGCGTCGTGGACGGCATCCTGGTCGACCGCGCCTTCGTCGAGAACCGGCAGAAGAACGCCCAGGAGCTGGCGGAGGTCTCCGACGTCACTCCGCCCGCCCCGCACAACATCGCCAACGCCCTTGCCGCGGCGGCCCTCGCGCGCGCCTTCGGGGTGCCTCCCCGGGCCGTACGGGACGGGCTGCGGGACTTCACCCCGGACGCGCACCGCATCGCGCACGTGGCCGACGTGGACGAGGTCGCCTACGTCGACGACTCCAAGGCCACCAACACGCATGCCGCGGAAGCCTCCTTGGCGGCCTACGAGTCGATCGTGTGGATCGCCGGAGGGCTCGCCAAGGGCGCGGCCTTCGACGAGCTCGTCGCCCGGTCGGCGAAGCGGCTGCGGGGCGTCGTCCTGATCGGCGCGGACCGCGCGCTGATCCGTGAAGCCCTGGCGCGACACGCCCCCGAGGTACCGGTCGTCGACCTCGACCGGACCGACACTGGGGCGATGCTCGCGGCTGTCCAGGAGGCCAGGAGGCTCGCCGAGCCGGGGGACACCGTGCTGCTGGCCCCGGCCTGCGCTTCGATGGACATGTTCGCCAACTACAACAAGCGCGGTGACGCGTTCGCGGAGGCGGTCCGCGAACTCGGCGCCTGA
- the mraY gene encoding phospho-N-acetylmuramoyl-pentapeptide-transferase encodes MMKQILFAGVLGLFLTLAGTPLLIKLLAKKGYGQYIRDDGPREHASKRGTPTMGGIAFILATIAAYFLSKLITGYPPTYSGLLVLGLMFGMGMVGFLDDYIKIVKRRSLGLRAKAKMAGQLIVGISFAVLALMFPDNRNNTPASTRLSFITDFGWKIGPVLFVLWALFMILAMSNGVNLTDGLDGLATGASVLVFGAYTFIGVWQFQESCANAITLTNPGACYEVRDPLDLAVVASALMGACLGFLWWNTSPAKIFMGDTGSLALGGVLTGLAILSRTELLVAIMGGLFVLITMSVVIQVGSFKLTGKRVFRMAPLQHHFELKGWSEVLVVVRFWIIQGICVIVGLGLFYAGWAAKK; translated from the coding sequence ATGATGAAGCAGATCCTGTTCGCGGGAGTCCTCGGTCTGTTCCTGACCCTGGCCGGCACTCCGCTGCTGATCAAGCTGCTGGCCAAGAAGGGCTACGGCCAGTACATCCGCGACGACGGCCCGCGCGAGCACGCCAGCAAGCGCGGTACGCCGACCATGGGTGGTATCGCCTTCATCCTGGCGACGATCGCCGCCTACTTCCTGAGCAAGCTCATCACCGGCTACCCGCCGACCTACTCGGGTCTGCTGGTCCTCGGCCTGATGTTCGGCATGGGCATGGTCGGCTTCCTGGACGACTACATCAAGATCGTCAAGCGTCGTTCGCTCGGTCTGCGGGCCAAGGCGAAGATGGCAGGACAGCTGATCGTCGGCATCTCCTTCGCGGTGCTGGCCCTGATGTTCCCCGACAACCGGAACAACACCCCGGCCTCCACCAGGCTGTCGTTCATCACCGACTTCGGCTGGAAGATCGGCCCGGTGCTGTTCGTGCTCTGGGCGCTCTTCATGATCCTCGCGATGTCGAACGGCGTGAACCTCACCGACGGCCTCGACGGTCTCGCCACCGGCGCCTCCGTCCTCGTCTTCGGCGCCTACACGTTCATCGGCGTCTGGCAGTTCCAGGAGTCCTGCGCCAACGCGATCACCCTGACCAACCCGGGTGCCTGCTACGAGGTGCGCGATCCGCTCGACCTGGCCGTGGTGGCCTCCGCCCTGATGGGTGCCTGCCTGGGCTTCCTGTGGTGGAACACGTCGCCCGCCAAGATCTTCATGGGCGACACGGGTTCGCTCGCCCTCGGCGGTGTCCTCACCGGCCTGGCCATCCTCTCCCGCACCGAGTTGCTGGTGGCCATCATGGGCGGCCTGTTCGTCCTCATCACCATGTCGGTGGTCATCCAGGTCGGCTCCTTCAAGCTGACCGGGAAGCGTGTCTTCCGCATGGCCCCGCTTCAGCACCACTTCGAACTCAAGGGCTGGTCCGAAGTCCTTGTGGTGGTCCGATTCTGGATCATCCAGGGTATCTGCGTGATCGTCGGACTCGGCCTCTTCTACGCAGGATGGGCAGCCAAGAAGTGA
- a CDS encoding UDP-N-acetylmuramoyl-tripeptide--D-alanyl-D-alanine ligase produces the protein MIALSLAEIAAVVGGQTYDIPDPALQVTGPVVRDSREVESGSLFVAFVGERVDGHDYAGAVIAAGAAAVLASRPVGVPAIVVDDVQTALGALARHVVERLGATLVALTGSAGKTSTKDLIAQVLRSKAPTVFTPGSLNNEIGLPLTALSATEETKFLVLEMGARGIGHIRYLTELTPPRIGLVLNVGTAHIGEFGGREQIAQAKGELVESLPEDGAAILNADDPLVRAMASRTKARVILFGESDEADVRAENVRLTESGQPSFSLRTPSGCSDVTMRLYGEHHVSNALAAAAVAHELGMSADEIARALSEAGSLSRWRMEVTERPDGVTVVNDAYNANPESMRAALRALAAMGKGRRTWAVLGQMAELGDEALAEHDAVGRLAVRLNVGKLVAVGGREASWLQLGAYNEGSWGEESVHVSDAQAAVDLLRSELRPGDVVLVKASRSVGLERVALALLADGTEGEVSAR, from the coding sequence GTGATCGCCCTTTCTCTCGCCGAGATCGCAGCAGTCGTCGGCGGGCAGACGTACGACATACCGGATCCGGCGCTACAGGTCACCGGACCGGTCGTCAGAGACTCCCGTGAAGTGGAGTCCGGCAGCCTCTTCGTCGCCTTCGTCGGCGAACGCGTGGACGGGCACGACTACGCCGGGGCGGTGATCGCGGCCGGCGCGGCCGCCGTCCTGGCGTCCCGCCCCGTCGGCGTGCCCGCCATCGTCGTCGACGACGTGCAGACGGCTCTCGGCGCCCTCGCCCGCCATGTCGTGGAACGCCTCGGCGCGACCCTCGTGGCCCTCACCGGCTCCGCGGGCAAGACCAGCACCAAGGACCTGATCGCCCAGGTGCTGCGGAGCAAGGCGCCGACCGTCTTCACCCCCGGTTCCCTCAACAACGAGATCGGACTGCCGCTCACCGCGCTCAGCGCCACCGAGGAGACGAAGTTCCTCGTGCTGGAGATGGGCGCCCGCGGCATCGGCCACATCCGTTATCTGACGGAGCTCACCCCGCCGAGGATCGGTCTCGTCCTCAACGTCGGCACCGCCCACATCGGCGAGTTCGGCGGCCGCGAACAGATCGCGCAAGCAAAGGGCGAGCTCGTCGAGAGCCTCCCCGAGGACGGCGCCGCGATCCTGAACGCCGACGATCCCCTCGTCCGCGCCATGGCGTCGCGCACGAAGGCGCGCGTGATCCTCTTCGGAGAGTCCGACGAAGCGGACGTACGGGCCGAGAACGTCCGGCTCACGGAGAGCGGACAGCCTTCCTTCAGTCTTCGCACACCCTCCGGGTGCAGTGATGTGACCATGCGCCTGTACGGTGAGCACCACGTGTCGAACGCGCTCGCCGCGGCCGCCGTCGCCCATGAGCTGGGCATGTCCGCAGACGAGATCGCCCGCGCGCTCTCCGAGGCGGGCTCCCTCTCCCGCTGGCGGATGGAGGTCACCGAGCGTCCGGACGGCGTGACGGTCGTCAACGACGCCTACAACGCGAATCCCGAGTCCATGCGAGCCGCCCTGCGCGCGCTCGCGGCGATGGGCAAGGGACGTCGTACGTGGGCGGTGCTCGGTCAGATGGCCGAGCTCGGGGACGAGGCGCTCGCCGAGCACGACGCGGTCGGACGGCTTGCCGTCCGGCTCAATGTCGGCAAGCTCGTCGCGGTCGGGGGCAGGGAAGCGTCCTGGCTGCAACTGGGCGCATATAACGAGGGTTCGTGGGGTGAGGAGTCGGTGCACGTGTCCGACGCACAGGCGGCTGTCGACCTGTTGCGCAGCGAGCTGCGCCCAGGGGACGTCGTGCTCGTGAAGGCGTCCAGGTCCGTCGGGCTGGAACGGGTGGCGCTCGCGCTGCTCGCCGACGGTACCGAGGGTGAGGTTTCCGCCCGATGA
- a CDS encoding UDP-N-acetylmuramoyl-L-alanyl-D-glutamate--2,6-diaminopimelate ligase, translating to MTTITPDPGNQPTPHTPSAPSLRPGGGEPGTLTAVPQADQSQTTQKGVPVTYPGPPRPVHVSAIPVAELADQLGAARPTSDAGVTGITHDSRAVRPGDVYAALPGARLHGADFVTQAAGLGAVAVLTDPTGADRAAATGLPVLVVENPRGSMGELAATIYGHPGRDLLQIGITGTSGKTTTAYLIEGGLKTVHSTGLIGTVEMRIGDERIKSERTTPEATDLQALFAVMRERGVDSVAMEVSSHALVLGRVDGCVFDVAVFNNLSPEHMEFHTGMEDYFQAKAQLFTARRSRLGVVNLDDEYGRRLSGEATVPVVTFSAEGYPDADWRAENVEVGPMDSTFTAVGPKGERITARSPLAGPFNVANALAAIVALAAAGLDPQTAADGVAAVPGVPGRLERVDAGQPYLAVVDYAHKTDAVESVLRALRKVTEGSLHVVLGCGGDRDKTKRKPMGAAVARLADTAVLTSDNPRSEDPLAILAMMLAGAAEVPAHERGEVQVFEDRAAAIAAAVARAKPGDTVLVAGKGHEQGQDIAGVVRPFDDRQVLREAIQQTQG from the coding sequence GTGACAACGATCACCCCGGACCCCGGGAACCAGCCCACCCCTCACACCCCGTCCGCGCCCTCGCTTCGCCCCGGCGGGGGTGAGCCCGGTACGCTCACCGCCGTGCCACAAGCTGATCAGTCCCAAACCACCCAGAAGGGCGTCCCTGTGACATATCCGGGGCCGCCGCGTCCGGTTCACGTCTCCGCCATCCCCGTCGCGGAGCTGGCCGATCAGCTGGGCGCCGCGAGGCCGACGAGCGACGCCGGGGTCACGGGCATCACCCATGACTCCCGGGCGGTGCGGCCCGGCGACGTGTACGCCGCCCTGCCCGGCGCCCGTCTGCACGGAGCCGACTTCGTGACCCAGGCGGCCGGCCTCGGCGCCGTCGCCGTGCTCACCGACCCGACCGGCGCCGACCGCGCCGCGGCCACCGGTCTGCCGGTCCTCGTCGTCGAGAACCCGCGCGGATCGATGGGCGAGCTGGCGGCCACCATCTACGGCCACCCGGGACGCGATCTGCTCCAGATCGGCATCACGGGCACCTCCGGCAAGACCACGACGGCCTATCTCATCGAGGGCGGTCTGAAGACGGTCCACTCCACCGGCCTGATCGGCACGGTCGAGATGCGCATCGGCGACGAGCGCATCAAGTCGGAACGCACCACACCCGAGGCCACCGACCTCCAGGCCCTGTTCGCCGTCATGCGCGAGCGCGGGGTCGACTCCGTCGCGATGGAGGTCTCCAGCCACGCACTGGTCCTCGGCCGCGTCGACGGCTGCGTCTTCGACGTCGCCGTCTTCAACAACCTCAGCCCGGAACACATGGAGTTCCACACCGGCATGGAGGACTACTTCCAGGCCAAGGCGCAGCTGTTCACGGCCAGACGCAGCCGGCTCGGCGTCGTGAACCTCGACGACGAGTACGGTCGCCGGCTCTCCGGGGAGGCCACCGTCCCGGTCGTCACCTTTTCCGCCGAGGGCTACCCGGACGCCGACTGGCGCGCCGAGAACGTCGAAGTCGGTCCGATGGACTCGACATTCACCGCGGTCGGCCCCAAGGGCGAGCGGATCACCGCCCGCTCGCCGCTCGCGGGCCCCTTCAACGTGGCCAACGCCCTCGCCGCGATCGTCGCCCTCGCGGCCGCCGGACTCGACCCGCAGACCGCCGCGGACGGCGTCGCCGCCGTCCCGGGGGTCCCGGGTCGGCTGGAGCGCGTGGACGCGGGCCAGCCGTACCTCGCCGTCGTCGACTACGCCCACAAGACGGACGCCGTCGAATCCGTCCTGCGCGCCCTGCGCAAGGTGACCGAGGGCAGCCTGCACGTGGTGCTCGGCTGCGGCGGCGACCGTGACAAGACCAAGCGGAAGCCGATGGGCGCGGCCGTGGCCCGGCTCGCCGACACCGCCGTCCTCACGTCCGACAACCCCCGTTCCGAGGATCCGCTCGCGATCCTCGCCATGATGCTCGCGGGCGCCGCCGAAGTGCCGGCGCACGAGCGCGGCGAGGTCCAGGTCTTCGAGGACCGGGCCGCCGCCATCGCCGCGGCCGTCGCGCGCGCAAAGCCGGGAGACACCGTGCTGGTCGCGGGCAAGGGCCACGAGCAGGGCCAGGACATCGCCGGGGTGGTGCGTCCCTTCGACGACCGCCAGGTGCTTCGCGAAGCTATCCAGCAGACCCAGGGATGA
- a CDS encoding peptidoglycan D,D-transpeptidase FtsI family protein produces MSDREPPRRRVPGPARPARPAGRNRPGPGARPARRPAANRSDGPRLIRLGSPRPRLRMVSLALTLVMIAFVVRLLQVQAVDAGTYAAKAEQNRYVGRTLAAERGGITDRDGVELATSVDAYDITADPTMFTREATKVGDAPEQAAALLGPIIGQDVDTVARKLRTANTRYVLLAHRRTPQVWQQIKDLKSTLGTKAETDRSTVNVLAGVLAVPASKRVYPNGDLAAGILGWVNAEGKGAGGVEQQLDKELTGKDGKIRYAQSGGRQVPTVGSTETPAVAGSDVELTIDRDIQWAAQDAISEQVKKSRADRGYVIVQDTRTGQILAMANAPGFDPNDLTQANAAAMGNAALQDAYEPGSTAKVMSMAAVLQENAATPATHVVVPNRLHRGDRLFQDDVDHKTWNLTLNGVLAMSSNIGTILATGQLGKTQKQANQVLYSYLRKFGIGSQTGLAFPGETAGILAPADKWSTSQQYTIPFGQGVSINAMQAASVYSTIANGGVRVEPTLVRGTKGPDGRFTPAAEPRKTRVVSEKTAKTLAQMLESVVDDKQGTGIRARIPGYRVAGKTGTANRVDPATGKYHGYTSSFAGFAPADKPRITVYCAIQNATKGSYYGGQICGPVFKQVMEFALKTLQVPPTGAHAARLPVEFTP; encoded by the coding sequence GTGTCCGACAGGGAACCGCCGCGCCGCCGGGTGCCCGGCCCCGCCAGGCCCGCGCGACCCGCCGGCCGGAACCGTCCGGGGCCGGGTGCCCGCCCGGCACGCCGCCCGGCCGCGAACCGTTCCGACGGCCCGCGTCTCATCCGGCTCGGCAGCCCGCGCCCCCGTCTGCGCATGGTCAGCCTCGCCCTGACGCTGGTGATGATCGCGTTCGTCGTACGGCTGCTCCAGGTGCAGGCCGTGGACGCGGGCACCTACGCCGCCAAGGCCGAGCAGAACCGCTACGTCGGGCGCACCCTGGCCGCCGAGCGCGGCGGGATCACCGACCGGGACGGCGTCGAGCTGGCGACGAGCGTGGACGCGTACGACATCACCGCGGACCCGACGATGTTCACCCGCGAGGCCACCAAGGTGGGGGACGCGCCCGAACAGGCCGCCGCACTCCTCGGCCCGATCATCGGCCAGGACGTCGACACCGTCGCCAGGAAACTGCGGACGGCGAACACCCGCTACGTCCTCCTCGCGCACCGCCGCACCCCCCAGGTCTGGCAGCAGATCAAGGACCTCAAGAGCACCCTCGGGACCAAGGCCGAGACCGACCGGAGCACGGTCAACGTCCTCGCGGGCGTCCTCGCAGTACCGGCCAGCAAGCGGGTGTACCCGAACGGCGACCTCGCCGCCGGGATACTGGGCTGGGTCAACGCCGAGGGCAAGGGCGCCGGAGGCGTCGAGCAGCAGCTGGACAAGGAGCTCACCGGCAAGGACGGCAAGATCCGCTACGCCCAGTCCGGGGGCCGTCAGGTGCCGACCGTGGGTTCCACCGAGACACCGGCCGTGGCCGGTTCCGACGTCGAGCTCACCATCGACCGGGACATCCAGTGGGCCGCGCAGGACGCCATCAGCGAGCAGGTGAAGAAGTCCAGGGCGGACCGCGGCTACGTGATAGTGCAGGACACGAGGACCGGCCAGATCCTCGCCATGGCCAACGCGCCCGGCTTCGACCCCAACGACCTCACCCAGGCCAACGCGGCGGCCATGGGCAACGCGGCGCTCCAGGACGCGTACGAGCCCGGTTCCACCGCCAAGGTGATGTCGATGGCCGCCGTCCTCCAGGAGAACGCGGCGACCCCCGCGACCCATGTCGTCGTGCCCAACCGGCTGCACCGCGGCGACCGGCTCTTCCAGGACGACGTCGACCACAAGACCTGGAACCTCACGCTCAACGGCGTGCTCGCCATGTCCAGCAACATCGGCACCATCCTGGCGACCGGCCAGCTCGGAAAGACCCAGAAACAGGCCAACCAGGTCCTCTACTCGTATCTGCGCAAGTTCGGCATCGGCAGCCAGACCGGGCTCGCTTTCCCCGGCGAGACGGCGGGCATCCTCGCTCCCGCCGACAAGTGGTCGACCTCGCAGCAGTACACGATCCCTTTCGGCCAGGGCGTGTCGATCAACGCGATGCAGGCGGCCTCCGTCTACTCGACGATCGCCAACGGCGGCGTCCGCGTCGAACCGACCCTGGTGCGCGGAACGAAGGGGCCCGACGGCCGCTTCACACCCGCCGCCGAGCCGAGGAAGACCCGGGTCGTGAGCGAGAAGACGGCGAAGACACTCGCCCAGATGCTGGAGTCCGTGGTGGACGACAAGCAGGGCACCGGCATCAGGGCGCGCATCCCCGGGTACCGGGTCGCGGGCAAGACCGGTACGGCCAACCGCGTGGATCCGGCCACCGGGAAGTACCACGGCTACACCTCCTCCTTCGCCGGCTTCGCCCCCGCCGACAAGCCCCGGATCACCGTCTACTGCGCGATCCAGAACGCCACGAAGGGCAGCTACTACGGCGGCCAGATCTGCGGACCCGTCTTCAAGCAGGTGATGGAGTTCGCCCTCAAGACCCTTCAGGTCCCGCCCACCGGCGCGCACGCCGCCCGTCTGCCCGTGGAGTTCACGCCGTGA
- a CDS encoding FtsB family cell division protein: MSGRPELRGRAARLARLLPAGAGQAARTPFVLLVVLLLGGGLIGLLVLNSALSEGAFRLDDLQKETKSLTDEEQALQRDVDSYSAPDALQRRARELGMVPGGDPAFLGPDGKVKGVPGAAGSAARAPVITPPEALAPSPARTPSRAAGPAPGATPAPGSRQRSAGASTQPPTTPGR, translated from the coding sequence GTGAGCGGCAGACCCGAACTCAGGGGACGGGCCGCCCGGCTCGCGCGGCTCCTCCCGGCCGGGGCCGGGCAGGCGGCCCGCACCCCCTTCGTCCTCCTGGTCGTCCTTCTCCTCGGCGGCGGCCTCATCGGGCTCCTCGTGCTGAACTCGGCGCTCAGCGAAGGCGCGTTCCGCCTCGACGACCTCCAGAAGGAGACCAAGAGCCTGACCGACGAGGAACAGGCCCTCCAGCGGGACGTGGACTCCTACTCGGCCCCCGACGCCCTCCAGCGCCGCGCCCGCGAACTCGGCATGGTCCCCGGCGGCGATCCGGCCTTCCTCGGCCCCGACGGAAAGGTCAAGGGCGTTCCCGGAGCCGCCGGATCCGCCGCGCGCGCCCCGGTGATCACCCCGCCCGAGGCCCTCGCCCCCTCCCCGGCCCGTACCCCGAGCCGGGCCGCGGGTCCGGCGCCCGGCGCGACACCGGCTCCCGGCTCGCGGCAGCGCTCCGCGGGAGCGTCCACACAGCCCCCCACAACCCCTGGCAGGTGA
- the rsmH gene encoding 16S rRNA (cytosine(1402)-N(4))-methyltransferase RsmH has product MKGREALPDEGDSGRPEGQSRHVPVMLRRCLDMLAPALAEPGAVVVDCTLGLGGHSEALLTRFPGVRLVALDRDKEALRLSGERLAPYGDRAALVHAVYDELPDVLDRLDIPRVQGVLFDLGVSSMQLDEADRGFAYAQDAPLDMRMDQTTGMSAAEVLNTYPPGELVRILRAYGEEKQAKRIVSAVVRERDKEPFTNSARLVELIRDALPQAAKRTGGNPAKRTFQALRIEVNGELSVLERAIPAAVKALAVGGRIAVLSYHSLEDRLVKQVFAAGAANTAPPGLPVVPERYQPRLKLLTRGAELPTEEEVAENRRAAPARLRGAERIREESAE; this is encoded by the coding sequence ATGAAAGGGCGCGAAGCGCTTCCCGACGAGGGTGACAGCGGGCGACCGGAGGGACAGAGCCGACACGTCCCGGTCATGCTCCGGCGGTGCCTGGACATGCTGGCCCCGGCCCTCGCCGAGCCGGGAGCCGTGGTCGTCGACTGCACGCTCGGGCTCGGCGGTCACAGCGAGGCACTGCTCACCCGGTTCCCCGGAGTGCGGCTCGTCGCCCTGGACCGTGACAAGGAGGCGCTGCGCCTCTCCGGAGAGCGGCTCGCCCCCTACGGTGACCGCGCCGCCCTGGTGCACGCCGTCTACGACGAACTGCCCGACGTGCTCGACCGTCTGGACATCCCGCGCGTCCAGGGCGTCCTGTTCGACCTCGGTGTCTCGTCCATGCAACTCGACGAGGCCGACCGGGGGTTCGCGTACGCGCAGGACGCCCCGCTCGACATGCGCATGGACCAGACGACCGGCATGAGCGCCGCCGAGGTGCTCAACACCTACCCGCCGGGTGAACTGGTGCGGATCCTGCGGGCGTACGGCGAGGAGAAGCAGGCCAAGCGGATCGTCTCCGCGGTCGTGCGCGAGCGCGACAAGGAGCCCTTCACCAACAGCGCGCGGCTCGTCGAGCTGATCCGTGACGCGCTGCCCCAGGCGGCCAAGCGCACCGGCGGCAACCCCGCCAAGCGCACCTTCCAGGCGCTGCGCATCGAGGTCAACGGCGAACTGAGTGTCCTGGAGAGGGCGATTCCCGCGGCCGTGAAGGCCCTCGCCGTCGGCGGCCGCATCGCCGTGCTGTCGTACCACTCGCTGGAGGACCGGCTGGTCAAGCAGGTGTTCGCGGCCGGCGCCGCCAACACCGCGCCGCCCGGACTGCCGGTGGTCCCCGAGCGCTACCAGCCCCGGCTCAAGCTCCTCACCCGCGGTGCCGAACTTCCCACCGAGGAAGAGGTCGCCGAGAACCGGCGGGCCGCTCCCGCCCGGCTGAGGGGAGCGGAGCGCATCCGCGAGGAGTCCGCCGAGTGA
- a CDS encoding beta-class carbonic anhydrase translates to MSTSASVPAEPEDVIDDERTVTDRLVDANGKYAAAFSDPGMDAHPVLRVAVVACMDARLDLHAALGLQLGDCHTIRNAGGVVTDDVIRSLTISQRALGTRSVALIHHTGCGLESLTEEFRHDLEMEVGQRPAWAVEAFRDVEQDVRQSMQRVRTSPFLVHTDDVRGFVFDVTTGLLREIDPS, encoded by the coding sequence ATGTCGACTTCCGCATCTGTTCCCGCCGAACCCGAAGACGTCATAGACGACGAGCGCACGGTCACCGACCGACTCGTCGACGCGAACGGGAAATACGCCGCCGCCTTCTCCGACCCGGGAATGGACGCCCACCCCGTGCTGCGGGTCGCCGTGGTCGCGTGCATGGACGCCCGTCTCGACCTGCACGCCGCGCTCGGCCTGCAGCTCGGCGACTGCCACACCATCCGCAACGCGGGCGGCGTGGTCACCGACGACGTGATCCGCTCCCTCACCATCAGCCAGCGCGCCCTCGGCACCCGCAGCGTGGCCCTCATCCACCACACCGGCTGTGGCCTGGAATCCCTCACGGAGGAGTTCCGGCACGACCTGGAGATGGAGGTCGGCCAGCGCCCCGCCTGGGCGGTCGAGGCCTTCCGGGACGTCGAGCAGGACGTACGGCAGTCGATGCAGCGCGTGCGCACCTCCCCTTTTCTGGTGCACACCGACGACGTACGGGGCTTCGTCTTCGACGTCACGACGGGTCTGCTGCGGGAGATCGACCCCTCCTGA
- a CDS encoding AAA family ATPase: MTTYDDRASLTDLTATAERVRSSVERVIEGKPEVVRLSLTVLLAEGHLLIEDVPGVGKTMLAKALARSIDCSVRRIQFTPDLLPSDITGVSIWDQQRRDFEFKPGAIFAQIVIGDEINRASPKTQSALLESMEERQVTIDGQTYELPSPFMVVATQNPVEMEGTYPLPEAQRDRFMARVSIGYPSAEAELQMLDIHGGVSPLDDLQPVAHAHDIVKLIDAVRTVHVADPVRRYAVDLVAATRTHPDLRLGASPRATLHLLRAAKASAALSGRDFALPDDVQALAVAVLAHRLLPTAQAQLNRRTSEQVVLEILQRTPVPAAPQQSGLSMGRGAPTFGQQPPRRL, from the coding sequence GTGACGACCTATGACGATCGAGCGAGCCTCACAGATCTGACCGCCACTGCGGAGCGTGTCCGCAGTTCGGTGGAAAGAGTGATCGAAGGCAAGCCAGAGGTCGTACGGCTTTCGCTGACCGTGCTGCTCGCCGAGGGCCATCTTCTGATCGAGGATGTCCCGGGCGTCGGCAAGACCATGCTCGCCAAGGCGCTGGCACGTTCCATCGACTGCTCGGTGCGGCGCATCCAGTTCACGCCCGACCTGCTGCCCTCGGACATCACGGGTGTGTCGATCTGGGACCAGCAGCGCCGGGACTTCGAGTTCAAGCCGGGCGCGATCTTCGCGCAGATCGTGATCGGCGACGAGATCAACCGCGCCTCGCCGAAGACGCAGTCCGCGCTGCTGGAGTCGATGGAGGAGCGCCAGGTCACCATCGACGGGCAGACCTACGAACTGCCCAGCCCGTTCATGGTGGTGGCCACCCAGAACCCGGTCGAGATGGAGGGCACCTACCCTCTGCCGGAGGCCCAGCGCGACCGCTTCATGGCCCGTGTCTCCATCGGCTACCCCAGCGCGGAAGCCGAACTGCAGATGCTGGACATCCACGGCGGCGTGAGCCCGCTGGACGACCTCCAGCCTGTCGCCCACGCCCACGACATCGTGAAACTGATCGACGCGGTCCGCACCGTCCATGTCGCCGACCCGGTGCGCCGCTACGCGGTGGACCTCGTGGCGGCCACGCGCACCCACCCCGACCTGAGACTCGGCGCCTCACCGCGTGCCACGCTGCATCTGCTGCGCGCCGCGAAGGCGTCCGCCGCTCTCAGCGGCCGGGATTTCGCGCTGCCGGACGATGTGCAGGCGCTCGCCGTCGCGGTCCTGGCCCACCGCCTGCTGCCCACGGCCCAGGCGCAGTTGAACCGCCGCACGTCCGAGCAGGTCGTGCTGGAGATCCTCCAGCGCACCCCGGTGCCCGCCGCTCCCCAGCAGTCCGGCCTCTCGATGGGCCGGGGCGCGCCCACGTTCGGTCAGCAGCCGCCCCGGAGGCTGTGA